One window of the Shewanella litorisediminis genome contains the following:
- a CDS encoding flavin prenyltransferase UbiX codes for MNEHQPMTPKVNSISLAWTGASGAPYGLKLLQCLLEADYRVFLMISSAARVVFATEEGLKLSADGAKAEAQIRGFIGCEAGELVVLGKDEWFSPPASGSAAPKQMVICPCSTGTLAAVATGMSNNLLERAADVVLKERGQLILVPRETPFNAIHLEHMLKLTQLGAVIMPAAPGFYHHPKSVQDLVDFLVARILDHLGVAHSLTRRWGYGGEGATQASDN; via the coding sequence ATGAATGAACATCAACCCATGACGCCAAAGGTCAACAGCATCAGTCTTGCCTGGACGGGCGCCTCCGGGGCGCCCTATGGCCTTAAGCTACTCCAATGCCTGCTTGAAGCCGATTACCGGGTGTTTTTAATGATTTCCAGCGCTGCCCGGGTGGTGTTTGCCACCGAAGAGGGCCTTAAGCTGTCGGCCGATGGCGCCAAAGCCGAAGCCCAAATCCGTGGCTTTATTGGCTGCGAAGCCGGTGAGCTGGTGGTGCTGGGTAAAGATGAGTGGTTTTCGCCGCCGGCATCAGGCTCGGCCGCGCCAAAACAGATGGTCATTTGCCCCTGTTCCACCGGCACCCTGGCAGCGGTTGCCACCGGCATGAGCAACAATCTACTGGAGCGCGCCGCCGATGTGGTGCTCAAGGAGCGCGGCCAACTTATTCTGGTGCCAAGGGAAACCCCTTTTAATGCCATCCACCTGGAGCATATGCTCAAGCTGACTCAGCTTGGCGCGGTGATAATGCCTGCGGCGCCGGGCTTTTATCACCATCCCAAATCGGTACAGGATCTGGTAGACTTCTTGGTCGCACGAATTCTTGACCATTTGGGCGTAGCCCACAGCCTGACCAGGCGCTGGGGTTATGGTGGCGAAGGCGCCACACAAGCTTCTGATAATTGA
- the hpt gene encoding hypoxanthine phosphoribosyltransferase, which yields MKHTIEEMISAAEIDQKLNELAERINAHYENSERLLMVGLLKGSAVFMADLCRRIKGHVEIDFMCVSSYGNAMSSSRDVKILKDVQSDIADRDVLIVEDLIDSGNTLSKVRELLLVREPKSLALCTLLDKPERREVNVHVDFVGFTIPDEFIVGYGIDYAEKYRNLPYIAKVIPLE from the coding sequence ATGAAACACACCATCGAAGAGATGATCTCGGCCGCCGAGATTGACCAAAAACTCAATGAACTGGCCGAGCGTATCAACGCCCACTATGAAAACAGCGAACGCCTGCTGATGGTAGGCCTGCTCAAGGGATCTGCGGTCTTTATGGCTGACCTGTGTCGCCGTATCAAGGGCCACGTGGAAATCGACTTTATGTGCGTTTCCAGTTACGGCAATGCCATGTCCAGCTCCCGCGATGTGAAGATCCTCAAAGACGTGCAGTCAGATATCGCCGATCGTGATGTGCTTATCGTTGAAGATCTCATCGACTCGGGCAATACCCTGTCCAAGGTGCGTGAACTCCTGTTGGTGCGTGAGCCAAAGAGTCTGGCCCTGTGTACCCTGCTGGATAAGCCAGAGCGCCGAGAGGTGAATGTACACGTGGATTTCGTTGGCTTTACCATTCCCGACGAGTTTATCGTTGGCTACGGTATCGACTATGCCGAGAAGTATCGTAACCTGCCTTACATCGCCAAGGTGATCCCGCTGGAATAA